The Candidatus Polarisedimenticolia bacterium genome contains the following window.
AGGCGGATGTCGCCGCTGACCCTCACCGACCAGAAGTTTCTGTCCTTCGCCTTGTCCAGCCTGTGAAAGCGCAGACCTGGGCTGGCGGGGTTCATCTGCAGGTCGAAGGCGGTGGTCTTGACCGCCTTCTGTTCCTCGCCCGTGAGCTGCGCCAGGCTGGCCGTGAACGTGTCGGCGATGCGGAATTCGGCGCCGCTCACATCCGGAACACTTTCATCACCTCGTCGCCCAGGTGATTGATCACCTTGACGGCGATGCGCCCGCTCTTCGGCTTGTCGAACGGCCGCGACACAGCGCTGTTGAGGCTGGCCCACGCGTCGGCATCGATTTCCGCCTTGAGTGAAGTCTTCAGAGCGCTGTACGGGTCGTTCTGGCCGAGAAAATACGCATGCCGGACGAAGAAGCTCTCGCCGTTGTAGTCGGTGTCGATCATCCAGCAGGCGATCCCTTCCGCCGAGTCACTGCGGATCTCGCCGGTCGTGGGGTCGAAGACATCGACCCCCTTCACCGTGACGCGCAACTTGCCGTCCTTGACGCTCTCAACCTCGATGTCGGGCTCGCCGAAGATGACAAAAAGGTTCCCTTTCCCCGTGGTCTTGAGATCGGTGGCCATGTGCAGGTCGGCGTTCATGCGTGCCTTCAGCACCGGCACGCGGCCGAGCTTGTGAAACTCACCCGCGTGCGCGTCATAGTTGAAGGCGCAGGCGATGACCACGTCAAAGCCTGCGTCGCCAGCCTCTCGCGCCGACTCGACGAGGTCGGGGCGTGAGACGGTGCCGAACTCGGGACCGATAAAGATGCCGGCGCGCTTCTCCCGGCCCCCTTCGCGGTAGCGCCCCTCTGCGCAGATCCATGTGCCAGGCCAGCCTGTAAGGGAGATGAATTGAATCTTGTCCTCCTTGTGCGCCTGCTGGACGCCGGCTGTCTTGAGGTTCTCCAGAATTATCTGCTCAAAGGTCTGCCCGGCGCCGTACCCAGGAGCGCCATCCGTAGCTTTGAATGGGTCGATCAATTGGTCGTCCTCGTCCACGCCGAGCACCCGATGGGGACTGAGGCTCTCGACGGTGAACGGACCGGCGACGCGCACGATCTTCTTGTCCTCGTACGGCTTGTCGTAGAGATCTTCGAACTCCCCCTTGGCGGCAATCGAGGCGTCGATCTCCTTTTGGCGGGCGATGCGCGCCTCCCACCAGCAGGCGTGCGCCTTCTTGGCCGCGTCCGGCCACGTGGCATTAGCCTCGCGTGGAATCTCCCATTCCCGCCATTCTCTGTTCAACGCGACACTCAGCTTCTCCCGCAGCGGCTCCAGCGTTGTCTGCCACTTCTCCCAGATGACGTCGATCTCCGCGTTATTGGCGATGGACTTGAGCGTAACGTGTGGCACGCGCTCGTAGACAAATCCATGGCGGATGTTGCCGTGCACGGGCCGGCTGCCGGGCGCGGTGTGGGTGATTTCAGCTTCCTTGAGCTGGCCCTCCCGCGAATCCGCGAGCAGATAGTACGGGTAACGCGCCCCCATGATGCGAGCACGGGCCAGAGCCAACGCCACTCGGGACGTGTCAATCGTAATCCAGCGGCGGCCCCACTTTTCACTGACGGTAGCTGTTGTGCCTGCCCCACAGGTCGGATCTAGCACGAGATCGCCCGGATCCGTTGTCATCAAGAGACACCTCTGGACAATCTTTACACTTGTCTGAACGACGTAGATCTTCGGGTCAGCCCGGTCTTGCACCGCGCCTGCAACATCAAACCAGGAGTTCGTAATGGGGTTTTGATCGAAGTCGCTGAGATACCGCACATAGCGCAATTTGCCCTTCGGGGTAATCTGCAGCCGATTTGAGGAAGCTAATCGCCTCATTCCTTCTGGAACAGGGGCCTTCCAATGGTTAGCCTCCCCAGGATGAAATATGCGGCCGTGATACAGGAACTCGATTGTCGCGGCGCCGGTTCCTTGGCTAGTTGGGTCGCCATCAGTGAACGCCCGTGAACCATCTGGCAGAACACTCGGATCGCGTTTCTCTTCAGCCGACATCGCCCTTCGTTCCAGCGAGGCCAACTCGATCTGATCGTAAGCATTCTGGACCGCCTCTAAGGAGTCCTTCCTCACATGCAACTGGCGGTACTTGACCCGTGAGATGTCTCGCGAATACCAGAGAAGGTAGTCCCCAGTTCGACTCAGTGTGCTTGCTGAAGAGAAGCCTCCGGTCGTTGAATAACAGATGAGACTGACAAAATTCGCATCGCCAAACACTTCATCCATCACTGCTCTGACCCTATGGACATTCTCATCGCCAATCTGGATGAAGATGGAGCCGGAGTCAGTAAGGAGGGCACGGGCCACTGTGAGCCGGTCGCGTAGGTAAGTGAGGTAGCTGTGTATGCCGTCGCGCCAAGTGTCCCGGAAGGCCTTGACCTGTTCGGACTCACGCGTGATGTGATCGGCCTTCTCCTTCACGTCGCGACTCGTCGTTGACCACTGGAAGTTGCTGTTGAACTTGATGCCGTAGGGGGGATCGATGTAGATGAATTGCACCTTCCCTTGCAGCCCCTCGCGCTCGGCCAGGCTAGCCATGACCTGGAGGGAGTCACCAAGGATCATGCGATTGGACCAGTTCTGATCGTGCTGGTAGAACTCGGTGCGGTCGACGCTTTCGGGGAGGCCATTGAAGTCGGCGAAAAGATCAGGCTGAGCGGCCGGCGGCTGCGCCGCTTTGGTTTGTCGCAGAAGATCGTCGATCAGCACCTTCGGATGGATCTTCTCCTGGATGTAGAGGGGCGGGGCATGGACGACGAGGTCGCTCCAGTCCTGCTCGTCCTTGCCGCGCCAGACAAGTTGCGGATCGAGGTCGGCGTTTCGAGGATATCGCAGCGTCAGGGGCTTCCTTTGCTCCCGATCTATTACAGACTCGTGCTCCGCGGTCGGGATGTTCTTACGCTTGTCGTCGGCATGGCGAAGCGCCTCGACGGATTTTCCTTTGGGTTTGGCTTTCTTCGCCATGTTCACTGGCCCGATGTTGGCTGCCGGGTCATCGCAGCGTCGATGATCTCGTTGAATCTCTTCTGGACCTTGTCCTTGAAGTCCGATTCGATCGTG
Protein-coding sequences here:
- a CDS encoding site-specific DNA-methyltransferase gives rise to the protein MAKKAKPKGKSVEALRHADDKRKNIPTAEHESVIDREQRKPLTLRYPRNADLDPQLVWRGKDEQDWSDLVVHAPPLYIQEKIHPKVLIDDLLRQTKAAQPPAAQPDLFADFNGLPESVDRTEFYQHDQNWSNRMILGDSLQVMASLAEREGLQGKVQFIYIDPPYGIKFNSNFQWSTTSRDVKEKADHITRESEQVKAFRDTWRDGIHSYLTYLRDRLTVARALLTDSGSIFIQIGDENVHRVRAVMDEVFGDANFVSLICYSTTGGFSSASTLSRTGDYLLWYSRDISRVKYRQLHVRKDSLEAVQNAYDQIELASLERRAMSAEEKRDPSVLPDGSRAFTDGDPTSQGTGAATIEFLYHGRIFHPGEANHWKAPVPEGMRRLASSNRLQITPKGKLRYVRYLSDFDQNPITNSWFDVAGAVQDRADPKIYVVQTSVKIVQRCLLMTTDPGDLVLDPTCGAGTTATVSEKWGRRWITIDTSRVALALARARIMGARYPYYLLADSREGQLKEAEITHTAPGSRPVHGNIRHGFVYERVPHVTLKSIANNAEIDVIWEKWQTTLEPLREKLSVALNREWREWEIPREANATWPDAAKKAHACWWEARIARQKEIDASIAAKGEFEDLYDKPYEDKKIVRVAGPFTVESLSPHRVLGVDEDDQLIDPFKATDGAPGYGAGQTFEQIILENLKTAGVQQAHKEDKIQFISLTGWPGTWICAEGRYREGGREKRAGIFIGPEFGTVSRPDLVESAREAGDAGFDVVIACAFNYDAHAGEFHKLGRVPVLKARMNADLHMATDLKTTGKGNLFVIFGEPDIEVESVKDGKLRVTVKGVDVFDPTTGEIRSDSAEGIACWMIDTDYNGESFFVRHAYFLGQNDPYSALKTSLKAEIDADAWASLNSAVSRPFDKPKSGRIAVKVINHLGDEVMKVFRM